The following proteins come from a genomic window of Pocillopora verrucosa isolate sample1 chromosome 6, ASM3666991v2, whole genome shotgun sequence:
- the LOC131797593 gene encoding arginine and glutamate-rich protein 1-A isoform X1 codes for MPKSESRSRSRSKSGSPRRKHKKERSYRRRTRSRSPSATPSSTKRKSRDRSPRRRSRSPRRKKRYSRSRSRSPSVDRFGRSIVKRKEDDPGSKRKEEEERLQEMERQRKIRATEKEKMMIEEETQKRVEDLVAKRVEEELAKRKDEIDAEVMKRVEEAKRVMEKQMVEEFEKRRQEQIEEQQVKEEEERRKITLLESKVDELQLRLTEANQKLAEERLQMVEERRTLTEQKMSLEREIKKQEKAAQDLILNKNRNNRQKLAFGFKPKGAL; via the exons ATGCCTAAGAGTGAGTCTAGATCACGTTCAAGAAGTAAGAGTGGCAGCCCGCGCCGGAAACACAAGAAAGAGCGCAGTTATCGCCGGCGAACGAGAAGTCGTTCTCCCAGCGCGACGCCATCATCAACCAAGAGAAAAAGTCGGGATCGATCACCTCGGCGCCGCTCTCGATCACCACGCAGGAAGAAGAGATATTCGAGAAGTAGATCTCGCTCTCCCAGTGTTGATCGATTTGGCCGTTCTatagtgaaaagaaaagaggacGATCCTGGCTCGAAAcgaaaagaggaagaagaacgATTACAGGAGATGGAACGACAGAGAAAAAT tcGAGCCActgagaaagaaaagatgatgATTGAGGAAGAAACTCAAAAACGAGTTGAAGATCTTGTTGCTAAGAGAGTGGAGGAAGaacttgcaaaaagaaaagatgaaattgaTGCTGAAGTCATGAAGAGAGTAGAGGAAGCTAAAAGAGTGATGGAGAAGCAGATGGtggaagaatttgaaaaaaggcGTCAGGAGCAAATCGAAGAGCAACAAGTGAAAGAG gaggaGGAACGTCGTAAAATTACTCTGCTAGAGAGCAAAGTTGATGAACTCCAATTAAGACTAACTGAAGCGAATCAAAAGTTG GCAGAAGAACGTTTACAAATGGTGGAAGAAAGAAGAACATTAACTGAACAGAAAATGTCTTTGGAACGAGAGATCAAGAAGCAAGAAAAGGCTGCCCAAGACCTAAttctaaacaaaaacagaaacaacagGCAGAAACTTGCTTTTGGATTCAAGCCAAAGGGAGCCTTATAA
- the LOC131797593 gene encoding arginine and glutamate-rich protein 1 isoform X2: MPKSESRSRSRSKSGSPRRKHKKERSYRRRTRSRSPSATPSSTKRKSRDRSPRRRSRSPRRKKRYSRSRSRSPSVDRFGRSIVKRKEDDPGSKRKEEEERLQEMERQRKIRATEKEKMMIEEETQKRVEDLVAKRVEEELAKRKDEIDAEVMKRVEEAKRVMEKQMVEEFEKRRQEQIEEQQVKEIPLTDQLNRKTLSRASSQSFQAFGSNPTLLLCRSILEHDILSRHSHSRTAQFLKLLFA, encoded by the exons ATGCCTAAGAGTGAGTCTAGATCACGTTCAAGAAGTAAGAGTGGCAGCCCGCGCCGGAAACACAAGAAAGAGCGCAGTTATCGCCGGCGAACGAGAAGTCGTTCTCCCAGCGCGACGCCATCATCAACCAAGAGAAAAAGTCGGGATCGATCACCTCGGCGCCGCTCTCGATCACCACGCAGGAAGAAGAGATATTCGAGAAGTAGATCTCGCTCTCCCAGTGTTGATCGATTTGGCCGTTCTatagtgaaaagaaaagaggacGATCCTGGCTCGAAAcgaaaagaggaagaagaacgATTACAGGAGATGGAACGACAGAGAAAAAT tcGAGCCActgagaaagaaaagatgatgATTGAGGAAGAAACTCAAAAACGAGTTGAAGATCTTGTTGCTAAGAGAGTGGAGGAAGaacttgcaaaaagaaaagatgaaattgaTGCTGAAGTCATGAAGAGAGTAGAGGAAGCTAAAAGAGTGATGGAGAAGCAGATGGtggaagaatttgaaaaaaggcGTCAGGAGCAAATCGAAGAGCAACAAGTGAAAGAG ATACCTTTGACGGATCAGTTGAACAGGAAAACATTATCAAGAGCTAGCAGTCAGTCTTTTCAAGCATTTGGATCTAATCCTACCCTTCTCTTGTGCCGTTCTATCCTTGAACATGACATTCTATCTAGACATTCACACTCAAGAACTGCGCAATTTTTGAAATTGCTGTTTGCCTAG
- the LOC131797579 gene encoding neurocalcin homolog — MGKKQSKKLDPEVLGDLLKNTKFEEKELKSWYKGFLKDCPSGYLTKQQFIEMYKKVFDKGDASRLAACVFRRFDVNGDGKIDFREFMCSLSVSTRGTMEQKLRWAFSIYDVNGDGYITKQEMFRIVDALYKTMGDNPEETEGIPNWDELTPEERTLKVFHNFDQNKDGVLSLSEFIEGAMRDKTLALILEQGAEKT, encoded by the exons ATGGGTAAGAAGCAAAGTAAAAAGCTTGACCCTGAGGTCTTGGGCGACCTTTTGAAGAACACAAAGTTCGAAGAAAAAGAACTAAAGTCGTGGTACAAAGGCTTCTTGAAAGATTGTCCGAGTGGTTACTTAACGAAACAACAATTTATAGAAATGTACAAGAAAGTATTCGACAAAGGAGATGCCTCGAGGCTTGCTGCTTGTGTGTTTCGGCGATTTGATGTGAACGGCGACGGCAAAATTG ACTTCCGTGAATTTATGTGCTCTCTTTCGGTGTCAACCCGAGGAACGATGGAACAAAAACTTCGTTGGGCGTTCAGTATTTACGACGTGAATGGAGATGGGTATATAACAAAACAGGAAATGTTCCGAATCGTGGACGCATTATACAAAACGATGGGTGATAATCCGGAAGAAACCGAAGGCATTCCGAACTGGGACGAACTTACTCCTGAAGAGCGCACACTTAAAGTTTTCCATAACTTTGATCAGAACAAAGACGGTGTTTTATCATTGTCGGAATTCATCGAGGGAGCCATGCGTGATAAAACCCTGGCGCTTATTTTGGAACAAGGAGCAGAGAAGACATGA